The DNA sequence TTTGGGTCCAGCAAGGTGGAGGTATCCGATCCTCGATCCCCAAATAGAGTTTCCGCCATGAAGATGGTGTTCGTAGTACCGTCCGTAATATCACGCAGTCGCGTCGAAGAACCACGCCAGAAGAGGCCATCATTTTCAGATGTGCAATATTCCGTATTGAGTCCAGAGCCTCCGTTGACCATGTAATTAGAACCAGCCCAGACAGTGCCGTTTGAATCGGTATAGAACACGTTGCCTGCATCACCGGGGCACATGAAAATAGGGATAGTCTGTTTGGCAACATCTACCAGGGCAGGGTTTAAAGAAGCTGCCCAGGGAAGGCCTGAAAGCAGTGGTTCTCTGAAATCGATCAGATTGTGTAAATTACCCTGGTCGATGTAAGACAGTAATTGAGCTGAGGGGGAGTACCCATACAGCGAGTCGGCGGCCAGCAATGGTAGACGTGAATGTGTGGAATAGTAATTATGCAGCGCCAAACCAAGTTGTTTCAGGTTATTTTTGCACTGAGTTCGTCTCGCAGCTTCACGTGCCATCTGGACTGCGGGCAGTAGCAGGGCAATGAGAATGGCGATGATGGCAATCACCACCAGTAATTCGATCAGTGTGAAACCACGATATTTGCGTTTCATGTTCTATACTCCAACGGATTTTGAAAAAGAGGTATCGAATCCGGCGTTAGGAGGCGGCTTGCCTGAATCTGTGACTGCATACGCATATTACAATTAATATACTCTATGATGCAAATGCAAAATGATTGCAATAGAATGTTTTTATAAAAATGCCTTAGTCGCTACTACGCGAAGTGGAAATGTGGGCTGGAAATCTGTGAAGGGAGAGCGTATAAGGAGCGTTGTTCCCGAGAGGGGCATTCCCTCGGGAACAAGTCTGGAACTGATGAGTTCGTAGTTGAAATGACTGACAGCAGAAAGCGTATGTTCTACTCTCTGTTTCCAGTTACTGAGACCAGGAGTAATGCATTAGAGTCGAAATCGATCTGATTCTCTGGCTGGAACTTTTTGTCTGATCCATGGTCTGTTTACTACTCGGTCTCTGCAAGGGCTTTGAGTACAGTCGTCCTTCACGGTACGTATCAGCCAGAGCAAGTGGAATTTGTGCCTCTGCCAGAACAACCAGGGCCTGATTCTCTTGTGTCCGGGCCAGCATTTCCTGTTCCCGCGCTACAGCAAGTGCCCGCCGTCCTTCTGCTTCTGCTCGAGCAATGTTGACGTCCGCATTTGCCTGTGTGATCCGCAGCTGTGCCCCGATATTCCTGCCAACGTGAATCGAGGCAATATCGATGGAGATGATCGTGAACGAAGTCTGTGAGTCCAGGCCTTTGGCGATTACCTTTCGGGAAATTAATGTCGGATCGGCCAGCGCTTCCTGATAGAAGTCACAGGCACCGATTGCGGAAACGATTCCCTCACCCACACGCGCGATCACGGTTGATTCTGCGGCACCGCCTATGAGGTTCGAAAGATTAGTCCTAACGGTCACCAGCGCGCGAACATTCAGTTGAATGCCGTCTTTGGAGACACCATCCAGAGTACTTTGGATGCCTGCCTTTGGTTCAGGACAAAATATGACTTTGGGATTTACGCTGACCTGGACTGCTTCCAGAATATCGCGCCCGGCCAGATCGATGGCAGCCGCGGTATCCCAGTCAAGCTCGATCTGAGCGCGATGAGCTGCAATCAGGGCAAGAATAATGCGGCGTACGTCTCCCCCAGCCAGATACTGGGCCTCAATTGCATCGGTCGAGATATTGGAAAGTCCTGCCTGAACGGCCATGATTTTGACCTGGACAATGACTCTCGGATCAACTTTTCTGAGAGGCATCATAATGAGTGACAACAGGCTAATGTGGGTCCCCGTGACATACGCTTGCAGCCATAACGAGGAAAATCTCACACCTACGAAAAATAGGGCAGCTGTGCCAGCGGCTGCGATCAGCCAAAACCAGAAATTGATCATTATAGATGGCTTTCACTTTCGATCAGTGTTTCCACGGATAGATCACCTGCGAGCTTAAATACCTGCAGTGGTGTTCCTGTTGCATAAATATGGATGATATCTCCCGTAATAGAATCGATGTCTACTACAACTTCTTGCAGGGGAATACCAGCGATTCTCTCGATTTCCGCTCCCAAAAGTCCGAGCGAGTCTCGGACCAGTTCTGCATGAAAATCGCGTAAGCGCACAGTTCCTTTCTCGGTCTGGCAAAGAATGGTCTCAGCCGGGGTGAGGGCCTCGAGCAATGTGATCACCATCATTCCGTCACTGAGGACTACTGTCACAGATTTAGGAGTATATCCTGTACGCTGCCGTTGAAAATCATGGACCGTATGTGCCACTTTTGCTGTAATGGTGAGCGAGGAGTAAGTCATGAGAGTCTTGTCCCGCAAGTCGTGCAGACGGTTTTTACTCTATTAGCTTCATTTTTAATTATGAGAATCGTTCGACCAGTTTGGTCCTCAACCGTATCGTGTGCAAGATGTCTACCATGACAGACTTTCTGCGAAATGATGTTTCGTGCAAGTACGCTTGCAGATAAAGTCTGGGCTAGTTTCATCATGCCGTCTTTCGAATGTGAATTGAGAAAATCAGGAATGCAGTCTGATACAGACTCTGGCACCATCACGATTTGGTCTACATGATCAAAGTGAGAGGAATTGATTCGAATGTTTCTAATTATTGACTTGGAAAATACCTCTTCGATTTGTCGGGTAGAACGAAGACTTTACCAGGCCGAACCTTAAAATCAGACAAGTATCGTCGTTTCAGTCTTTGAAGGGCGTCTGAAATCGGACGGGAATACTTACTAAGGTCGCGAAAGAATACTGCCTCTGCAAATCACAAATTAGAGAGGCTTACATTGCTCCAGTCAGCCTGCCATCAAGTTGATCTAGTGCTTTGGATTATGATGAGCAACGACAGCTCCTATCTGTCAACTACTGCACTTATAGAAAAAGATGACCGCTATGCGTCCATAGACAAGTTTTGTGAATCAACATATTTTTCGAACTGTTCGCAGCGTTCTTTAACCGACAGAAACGGCATTCCATCTGTTTTGCGATAACGTTCACCCCGGATGAACCAGAACGCCAGCCCTCCCGTATTGTGCCTGGGAGTTCGGGTCTTTCTGGGAGATCTGACTCCCAGTGAACCCTTACGGCCAGTCTTTTCCCATCCGCGGGCTTCCATGATCATACGTACCAGAACTCCAATTGCCTGTCGGAATCGCATACTTCGCTGGACGTGCACGCCGGAAAGAAACTGATCAACTTCAGGCAATGCTTCCAGTTCACGAACGACGCCAGCCAGGGGGGACCGATCATGATGCAGTTCAGATTCTTCCATCCTGCGCTGCCGATCAGGACATTCGAAAAATTGCAGAACGGCATCAAAAGGTTCATCAGATTCATTAAAAATATCCGAGAAAGTTCGGCCCTGACTGTCTTCGAGAAATTTCTTTCTTGTAATCTTTACTTTCGGCATCCGTCAGGTCCTTGATATTCAGGTATTGAACAGCTCACTTTGTACATGCAATATTGGAACGTACAAATATTGTATCTCCATTATGGGTGAAGACAATGGCAATGTTGAGTGAATCCATGGAATGCCACCATTATGGATTTATTATCTATCAAGGCCTGCGTTGTGACCAGAAGCATCTGAATGAAGACAATAACGGAGCTTATTATCAGAGAAAACCAATCTACCAGGGTAGAAATTCAGAGTTTATATGCAGTATCGAAATCAGGATGCCCTAAGGAGTTTCAGGCAATTCATTCACTTTACGTCTTAGACGCACTGTTTCGGGGTAGTCATACGTCAGTAATAGAGCCCCCTCGGCGGCATATTTCTCGAATAAACTTGAGATCAGATAGTCTTCGCCGGGCCAGGGGTAGGCAAATACGACATCAAAGTCTTCGAGACTGCATTGAAGCTCATCGTATCCATCTTCCGCATCTGTGATGAGCCAGGAATAAGCGGCGTTGTTGTCGACATACGCCTCCTCAGCAAGGAATTCGGCGCCCGAGGGGATAAAACTACCCAAAGCGAACTCTACCGGGAGATCAAAATCATCTGCCAGTCTGCGGGATGCTTCAACCAGGGCCTGATCAACTTCAATTCCACAGGCTGTAAACTCAAGCATCGAAGCTAAGGACGCAACCACTCCGAAACCACTTCCCCATTCGCACATCAAATTTCCGGAGGCAAGATTCTCATTAATGATGGCTTGCAGAGCGAGATAGACCGTTTTGAAATCACTTGGTACAAAGCCTGAAGTGCGTCGCTGGCTATTCTCAAGAAACTGGCTGACTCTTAAATCAGCTTCGCGAAGAAAAGTATCTATCTCATTTGGCAGAACCGAACTGTGATTTGAAATTTTAATATCCACTAATGACACAGCAAATAATCCTGCAGAGACATTGGCACAGTGTGAGGCACCACGCTTCGTCGTGTTTTGAAACAGTTGATAGAGAATCGACTGAAGTAGAATCAGTCACGAGCAAAAAACAGCCAGTCAGTCTGTTGTTCGTTGATCAAATTATTGAAAACGGTCACGGGTTCGATATGAACTTCACGAAACACCTCATGCAGCGCATCGACAAACCGCGAGCTCTCTGCGTACGACCAGACGCCGAGAAGTCCTTCTTCTTTCAGATGGCGCTTCGCCAACTGCAGTCCATCGGCGGTGTAGAAACTACCGCTGGTGTCGTCCAGATTATCATCAGGCGAATGATCCACATCGATGAGGATCAGGTCATGCATTTGCTGGGGTGGACTGGCAAGTTGCTGATAGATGTCATTTTGTATGACTGATAGACGACTGTCTGTGGTCAGTTGATCCGACAGTGGGATCAGGCCTTGTTCCAGCCAGTCGATCACCTGTGGCAGAAACTCGACCACCTCTAATTGCGAAACTCGCTCGGAGTTCAGCGCTGTCGAAGCAGTATATCCCAGACCGAGGCCTCCTACCAGCACCTGCAGGCCAGTTCCTGGGTGCATTTGCAACGCGATTTCCGACAGCGCCTTCTCGGAGGCCGTCAGGTAACTGCTCATCAGGAATTCGTGATTTAGTGTAACTTCTGTGACGATGGTTCCCGGTTCGCATAACAACTCGCGACGACGCAAGCACAACATGCCGAGATCCGTGGG is a window from the Gimesia benthica genome containing:
- a CDS encoding Na-translocating system protein MpsC family protein — encoded protein: MTYSSLTITAKVAHTVHDFQRQRTGYTPKSVTVVLSDGMMVITLLEALTPAETILCQTEKGTVRLRDFHAELVRDSLGLLGAEIERIAGIPLQEVVVDIDSITGDIIHIYATGTPLQVFKLAGDLSVETLIESESHL
- a CDS encoding spermidine synthase translates to MKPPFFEILAYEPTDLGMLCLRRRELLCEPGTIVTEVTLNHEFLMSSYLTASEKALSEIALQMHPGTGLQVLVGGLGLGYTASTALNSERVSQLEVVEFLPQVIDWLEQGLIPLSDQLTTDSRLSVIQNDIYQQLASPPQQMHDLILIDVDHSPDDNLDDTSGSFYTADGLQLAKRHLKEEGLLGVWSYAESSRFVDALHEVFREVHIEPVTVFNNLINEQQTDWLFFARD
- a CDS encoding DUF1559 domain-containing protein, translated to MKRKYRGFTLIELLVVIAIIAILIALLLPAVQMAREAARRTQCKNNLKQLGLALHNYYSTHSRLPLLAADSLYGYSPSAQLLSYIDQGNLHNLIDFREPLLSGLPWAASLNPALVDVAKQTIPIFMCPGDAGNVFYTDSNGTVWAGSNYMVNGGSGLNTEYCTSENDGLFWRGSSTRLRDITDGTTNTIFMAETLFGDRGSDTSTLLDPNRQMKRVSGGGSCSATSDDLTSRAATAYEGGRASSWIRGLGYSTLVHGYLPPNSESPDVVHHGEIVSGARSLHVGGANVLLCDGSVRFLGENIHLETLRNLFSRADGQVLGEF
- the floA gene encoding flotillin-like protein FloA (flotillin-like protein involved in membrane lipid rafts): MINFWFWLIAAAGTAALFFVGVRFSSLWLQAYVTGTHISLLSLIMMPLRKVDPRVIVQVKIMAVQAGLSNISTDAIEAQYLAGGDVRRIILALIAAHRAQIELDWDTAAAIDLAGRDILEAVQVSVNPKVIFCPEPKAGIQSTLDGVSKDGIQLNVRALVTVRTNLSNLIGGAAESTVIARVGEGIVSAIGACDFYQEALADPTLISRKVIAKGLDSQTSFTIISIDIASIHVGRNIGAQLRITQANADVNIARAEAEGRRALAVAREQEMLARTQENQALVVLAEAQIPLALADTYREGRLYSKPLQRPSSKQTMDQTKSSSQRIRSISTLMHYSWSQ